TTGGCCGTGCCGATCCACGCAGCGTCAGCCGGCTGAAGGGACCAATGCTTGGACAGCAGCGGGATGAGAATGCCGTTGAGCGTCACATCCCAGGCGTCGAACATGAATCCGAGCCCACCGATCACGAAGATCTTGCCTTGGACCTTCCACTTCCACGGCAGTTCCTGCACAACTTGTTCGCCGCTGGGCACGGCTGTGTATGTATTCATCTGCCCTCCTGCATGCAACTTTATGCGCTTGGGCCAAACCGCTGTTCGCGCTACTTCTGGTTTTCAATCGCCCTTCGCAGGAAACCACCGGCTACTTCCAGAGCGCTTTTGGCCTGAGCTGCGTCGATGCCAGTCAGCAGCACAAGGATGGCCGCTTTTACCGAGCCGTTGACCGAGTCCAACACTGCCGCGGCTTCATGCGCGTCCACTCCGGTGGCGTGCTGCACTGTCCTTTGCGAACGGGCCAGGAGTTTCTCATTCGTAGCTCTCAGGTCAACCATCAGGTTCCCGTAGGTCTTGCCGAGCTTCACCATTACCAGTGTGCTGATCATGTTGAGGACAAGTTTCTGGGCCGTGCCCGAGTTCAGCCGTGTGGAACCCGCAATGAACTCCGGACCCACCACAACCTCAATCGCCACGTCCGCCAAATGGCTGACAGCTGAACCCTTGTTGCACGCCAGCGACGCCGTGAACGCCCCCTTTTTCCGGGCCTCTTCCAGCGCGCCGATCACGTAAGGCGTTCGGCCGGACGCCGTAATACCCACGACGGCGTCCGCTTCCGTTACGTTGATGTCGTGCAGGTCGCGCGCGCCTGCGGTCGCGTTGTCCTCGGCGTACTCCACCGGCTTCTGGATCGCCTGGACGCCACCTGCGATGATTCCGACGACGAGTCCCGGCGGGGTGCCGAACGTCGGCGGGCACTCACTTGCATCGAGGACCCCCAGGCGCCCGGCCGTTCCAGCCCCCACATAAAGAAGGCGACCCCCGCGCTGGAGCCGCTCCGCCACGGCGTCGACGGTTTGCACAATCGCAGGGCTCGCTGCTTCAACCGCGGAGTTTACTCCTGCACTGTGGGCAAGCATGGCAGCGACGAGTTCCTCCGTGCCCAGGATGTCCAGTTCGCTCAGGTTCTCGGCAGCGGCTTCGGTCTCCAGCCCGGCGAGTTCCGTCCGCAGGCCCGCCAGCCTGTCCGCGTCAGTGGGGCTAGTCCGGCCAGTTTGTTCCGTCACGGTGGATGTACCTTTCCTGGATGAGCCCGCGGCGCGTCGCAGCGAGGGCAGCACCGTCCAAGCCATCGCCCAGCGGGGCCACCACCTCAATCCCAGCCGAAGCAAGGGAGTTCCGCAAGAGCTCCGCGAAGAACCCGGAGCTGACCACTCCGCCCAGCAGGGCAACACGGCGTGAGCTCCCGGTATCGCCCGCCGCGGCCAGCTGCACGGTCTTGGTCAGGACCCGGCAGGCCTCGTCCACAATGACATTCGCGACGGCGTCACCCGCCTCCGCTGCGTGCAGAACCAGCGGTGCGAACCGGGCCATTGCCCGGTATGGGTTTTCGACGGATGCGAGCCAGCCGGGGAGCATTTCCGGGGAGTCGACCAGAGCCCCTGCCGCAGCCGAAAGGGAAGTG
This window of the Arthrobacter sp. StoSoilB5 genome carries:
- the murQ gene encoding N-acetylmuramic acid 6-phosphate etherase, with the translated sequence MTEQTGRTSPTDADRLAGLRTELAGLETEAAAENLSELDILGTEELVAAMLAHSAGVNSAVEAASPAIVQTVDAVAERLQRGGRLLYVGAGTAGRLGVLDASECPPTFGTPPGLVVGIIAGGVQAIQKPVEYAEDNATAGARDLHDINVTEADAVVGITASGRTPYVIGALEEARKKGAFTASLACNKGSAVSHLADVAIEVVVGPEFIAGSTRLNSGTAQKLVLNMISTLVMVKLGKTYGNLMVDLRATNEKLLARSQRTVQHATGVDAHEAAAVLDSVNGSVKAAILVLLTGIDAAQAKSALEVAGGFLRRAIENQK